A stretch of Paracoccus sp. MA DNA encodes these proteins:
- a CDS encoding RNA polymerase subunit sigma-54, whose translation MQNQQQRQIRGLALSQQMRLSLDLLHMDGARLRRRLRLEAARNPCLDLVETPEALTARQALAAQIGLLRLTRDEADLARALVHCLDERGWLADPLPEIAGWLAVPAARIEALLPVLQGLDPPGIFARDLAECLRLQLRARGRLDPMIERLLQRLDLAASGDLAAIRAHCGCDAEDAAGMLADLRALSPFPLSEDMTPPMAPELELTADGRVLPLDAPAPTLRAGAGAAGQAALARALIAGCEARGASLLRIASALAEAQADWLRGQGALRALTMAQLAGRLGLATSTVSRAVAGVAMRTPRGTVLLRQLLRIPASPRNPDLSRGEAQEALRRLIADWPAGQRISDAALAQRLAGQGIALSRRTVAKYRAEMGLAARGRR comes from the coding sequence ATGCAGAACCAGCAGCAGCGCCAGATCCGCGGCCTTGCGCTGAGCCAGCAGATGCGGCTGTCGCTGGACCTGCTGCATATGGACGGCGCGCGCCTGCGCCGTCGTCTGCGGCTGGAGGCGGCGCGGAACCCGTGCCTGGACCTGGTCGAGACGCCCGAGGCGCTGACGGCAAGGCAGGCGCTGGCCGCGCAGATCGGGCTGCTGCGCCTGACCCGGGACGAGGCCGATCTGGCCCGGGCGCTGGTGCATTGCCTGGACGAGCGCGGCTGGCTTGCCGACCCGCTGCCCGAGATCGCCGGCTGGCTGGCGGTGCCGGCCGCGCGGATCGAGGCGCTGCTGCCCGTCCTTCAGGGCCTCGACCCGCCCGGCATCTTCGCTCGCGATCTGGCCGAATGCCTGCGGCTGCAATTGCGGGCGCGGGGACGGCTGGACCCGATGATCGAGCGGCTGTTGCAGCGGCTGGACCTGGCCGCCTCGGGCGATCTGGCGGCGATCCGGGCGCATTGCGGCTGCGATGCCGAGGACGCGGCCGGGATGCTGGCCGATCTGCGCGCCCTGTCGCCCTTTCCGCTCTCCGAGGATATGACACCCCCCATGGCGCCCGAACTGGAGCTGACGGCGGACGGCCGTGTCCTGCCGCTGGACGCACCGGCCCCGACGCTGCGCGCCGGCGCGGGCGCCGCCGGGCAGGCCGCCCTTGCCCGTGCCCTGATCGCGGGTTGCGAGGCACGCGGCGCCAGCCTGCTGCGCATCGCCTCGGCGCTGGCCGAGGCGCAGGCGGATTGGCTGCGCGGGCAGGGGGCCTTGCGGGCGCTGACCATGGCCCAACTGGCCGGACGGCTGGGGCTTGCGACAAGCACCGTCAGCCGGGCGGTGGCGGGCGTGGCCATGCGGACACCGCGCGGCACCGTGCTGTTGCGCCAATTGCTGCGCATCCCGGCCAGCCCGCGCAATCCCGATCTGAGCCGCGGCGAGGCGCAGGAGGCGCTGCGCCGGCTGATCGCGGACTGGCCGGCGGGACAGCGGATATCGGACGCGGCGCTGGCGCAGCGGCTGGCCGGGCAGGGCATCGCCCTGTCGCGCCGCACGGTGGCGAAATACCGCGCCGAGATGGGGCTGGCCGCCCGGGGCCGGCGCTGA
- a CDS encoding ATP-NAD kinase family protein: MVKVGIIANPISARDIRRVISHAGNLPINDRANIVLRMMAGLAASGVDEVVVMPENGGIRFHLERSIQRELRLGHGNFPRLRYLDMPVTATPEDSARAARMMAEDGVGAIVVLGGDGTSRVVVGACGAVPVAGVSTGTNNAFPELREPTITGLAVGLAVTGQVPEAVALRPNKWLEVTLGERREIALVDVAVVEDRFVGARAIWKAAGFRDLFVTFGLPQAIGMSAIAGLCDPVDRATPEGRHVRLSPDAPRQLLAPIAPGLIDRVGIAGVARMAPGKAHCPSIPAGTLAFDGERELTFTESDRVSMRLVPDAFRTIDVPACMAHAAAAGLFIRNPD, translated from the coding sequence ATGGTCAAGGTCGGCATCATCGCCAATCCGATTTCGGCCCGCGACATCCGGCGGGTGATCTCGCATGCGGGCAACCTGCCCATCAACGACCGCGCCAATATCGTGCTGCGCATGATGGCCGGGCTGGCCGCGTCCGGCGTCGATGAGGTGGTGGTCATGCCGGAAAACGGCGGCATCCGCTTTCACCTGGAACGCAGCATCCAGCGCGAGCTTCGACTCGGCCACGGGAATTTCCCGCGCCTGCGCTACCTGGACATGCCCGTCACCGCCACGCCCGAGGACAGCGCCCGCGCCGCCCGGATGATGGCCGAGGACGGCGTGGGCGCCATCGTGGTTCTGGGCGGCGACGGCACCAGCCGCGTCGTGGTGGGGGCCTGCGGCGCGGTGCCGGTGGCCGGGGTCTCGACCGGCACCAACAACGCCTTTCCCGAGCTGCGCGAGCCGACGATCACCGGCCTCGCGGTGGGGCTGGCCGTCACCGGACAGGTGCCCGAGGCCGTGGCGCTGCGGCCGAACAAATGGCTGGAGGTGACGCTGGGCGAGCGGCGCGAGATCGCGCTGGTCGATGTCGCCGTGGTCGAGGACCGCTTCGTCGGGGCCCGCGCCATCTGGAAGGCCGCCGGATTCCGCGACCTGTTCGTGACCTTCGGCCTGCCGCAGGCCATCGGCATGTCGGCCATCGCCGGGCTCTGCGACCCGGTGGACCGCGCCACGCCCGAGGGCCGGCATGTCCGCCTGTCGCCCGACGCGCCGCGCCAGCTGCTTGCCCCCATCGCGCCGGGGCTGATCGACCGGGTGGGCATCGCCGGCGTCGCGCGCATGGCACCGGGCAAGGCGCATTGCCCCTCGATCCCCGCCGGCACGCTGGCCTTCGACGGCGAGCGCGAGCTGACCTTCACCGAAAGTGACCGGGTCTCGATGCGGCTGGTGCCCGACGCCTTCCGCACCATCGACGTGCCCGCCTGCATGGCCCATGCGGCCGCGGCCGGGCTGTTCATCCGCAACCCAGACTGA
- a CDS encoding thiamine pyrophosphate-dependent dehydrogenase E1 component subunit alpha — protein MSNPFPLPKERLLEAYRKMRTIRDFEERLHVDFARGEIPGFVHLYAGEEATAVGIMMHLHDRDRIASTHRGHGHCIAKGVDVKAMMAEIYGKATGCCAGKGGSMHIADLSLGMMGANGILGAGAPLVCGAALAAQKLGHDGVGITFFGDGASNQGTVLESMNLAAIWNLPVIFVVENNGYAESTSVDYATASDSYVDRATGFGMPGITVDGLDFFAVHEAAGEVIRRAREGAGPTLLECKNVRFFGHFEGDAQTYKAPGENEYNRAHNDCLKLFRQKVTEAGVISDEELDAIDAEVAALIDEAVVEAIAAPLPGPEQLTTDVYVSY, from the coding sequence ATGTCCAATCCGTTTCCGCTGCCCAAGGAGCGGCTGCTTGAAGCCTATCGCAAGATGCGCACCATCCGCGATTTCGAGGAACGGCTGCATGTCGATTTCGCCCGCGGCGAGATCCCGGGCTTCGTGCATCTTTACGCCGGCGAGGAGGCCACGGCGGTCGGCATCATGATGCATCTGCACGACCGCGACCGCATCGCCTCGACCCATCGCGGCCATGGCCATTGCATCGCCAAGGGCGTCGACGTCAAGGCGATGATGGCCGAGATCTATGGCAAGGCCACCGGCTGCTGCGCCGGCAAGGGTGGCTCGATGCATATCGCCGACCTGTCCTTGGGGATGATGGGGGCGAACGGCATCCTGGGCGCCGGGGCGCCGCTGGTCTGCGGCGCGGCGCTGGCGGCGCAGAAGCTGGGCCATGACGGCGTCGGCATCACCTTCTTCGGCGACGGCGCCTCGAACCAGGGCACGGTGCTGGAAAGCATGAATCTGGCCGCAATCTGGAACCTGCCGGTGATCTTCGTGGTGGAAAACAACGGTTATGCCGAATCGACCTCGGTCGATTATGCCACCGCCTCGGACAGCTACGTGGACCGGGCGACCGGTTTCGGCATGCCGGGGATCACCGTGGACGGGCTGGATTTCTTCGCCGTCCACGAGGCGGCGGGCGAGGTTATCCGCCGCGCCCGCGAAGGCGCCGGCCCGACGCTCTTGGAATGCAAGAACGTCCGCTTCTTCGGCCATTTCGAAGGCGACGCCCAGACCTACAAGGCGCCGGGCGAGAACGAATACAACCGCGCGCACAATGATTGCCTGAAGCTGTTTCGCCAGAAGGTGACCGAGGCCGGGGTGATCTCGGACGAGGAGCTGGACGCCATCGACGCCGAGGTGGCCGCGCTGATCGACGAGGCGGTGGTCGAGGCCATCGCCGCGCCGCTGCCCGGCCCGGAACAACTGACCACCGACGTTTACGTGTCCTATTGA
- a CDS encoding alpha-ketoacid dehydrogenase subunit beta has protein sequence MARIISMKDAVNEALDQEMTRDPTVIMMGEDIVGGAGAQGEDDAWGGVLGVSKGLYAKHPKQMIDTPLSESAYVGAAVGAATAGLRPVAELMFVDFIGVCLDQVFNQAAKFRYMFGGKAETPVVIRAMCGAGFRAAGQHSQMLTPLFTHLPGLKVVCPSNAYDCKGLLIQAIRDNDPVIFLEHKNLYASTCDVPEEPYAIPFGEANIVREGADATIVTYGQMVGRSLEAAELLKKDGVDVEVVDLRTLSPIDMDTVLESVEATGRLVCVDEANPRCSIAADIAATVAQDAFGALKAPIQMVTPPHAPVPFSSSLEDAYVPSAERIAAAVRKTLEN, from the coding sequence ATGGCACGCATCATCAGCATGAAGGACGCGGTGAACGAGGCGCTGGATCAGGAGATGACCCGCGACCCCACCGTGATCATGATGGGCGAGGATATCGTCGGCGGCGCCGGCGCGCAGGGCGAGGATGACGCCTGGGGCGGCGTCCTCGGTGTCAGCAAGGGGCTTTACGCCAAGCATCCGAAGCAGATGATCGACACGCCGCTGTCGGAAAGCGCCTATGTCGGCGCGGCGGTGGGCGCGGCGACGGCGGGGCTGCGGCCGGTGGCGGAACTGATGTTCGTCGATTTCATCGGCGTCTGCCTGGACCAGGTGTTCAACCAGGCAGCGAAGTTTCGCTACATGTTCGGCGGCAAGGCGGAAACCCCGGTGGTGATCCGGGCGATGTGCGGCGCGGGCTTTCGCGCGGCGGGCCAGCACAGCCAGATGCTGACGCCGCTTTTCACGCATCTGCCGGGGCTGAAGGTGGTCTGCCCCTCGAACGCCTATGACTGCAAGGGCTTGCTGATCCAGGCGATCCGCGACAACGACCCGGTGATCTTCCTCGAACACAAGAACCTTTACGCCAGCACCTGCGACGTGCCCGAGGAGCCCTATGCCATCCCCTTCGGCGAGGCGAACATCGTCCGCGAGGGCGCGGACGCCACCATCGTCACCTATGGCCAGATGGTCGGCCGCTCGCTGGAAGCCGCCGAGCTGCTGAAGAAGGACGGCGTCGATGTCGAGGTGGTCGACCTGCGCACGCTGTCGCCCATCGACATGGACACGGTGCTGGAAAGCGTCGAGGCGACCGGCCGGCTGGTCTGCGTCGACGAGGCGAACCCGCGCTGTTCCATCGCCGCCGACATCGCCGCCACCGTGGCGCAGGACGCCTTCGGCGCGCTCAAGGCACCCATCCAGATGGTGACGCCGCCGCATGCGCCGGTGCCCTTCTCGTCCTCGCTGGAGGACGCCTATGTGCCCTCGGCCGAGCGCATCGCCGCGGCCGTTCGCAAGACGCTGGAGAACTGA
- a CDS encoding acetoin dehydrogenase dihydrolipoyllysine-residue acetyltransferase subunit, with product MADITPILMPKWGLSMREGKLAAWHVAEGAEIKPGDEIMDVETDKIANVVEAADGGLLRRRVGIEGETYPVRALLAVMAPESVPGAEIDAYVAAYQAPSAGDEDEDAGPSYQYADLPMGRIRYAERPGEGVPLVLIHGFGGDLDNWLFNIDALAEAAPVYALDLPGHGQSVKSARPAGLGLMVETVLAFLDHIGADRAHLAGHSMGGLVAGTLAAQHPARAASVTLICPAGLGSEINADYIDGFVQAAGRKDLKPVLAHLFRDQSLVSRAMVEDLLKYKRLDGVQDFLTELAGNLFREGRQAERLAEALAASGVPAQVIWGEADAIIPAAHAESLPGASRHVIPDAGHMVQMEQSAEVNRLIRDFIA from the coding sequence ATGGCAGACATCACCCCGATCCTGATGCCGAAATGGGGGCTCTCGATGCGCGAGGGCAAGCTGGCGGCCTGGCACGTGGCCGAGGGCGCCGAGATCAAGCCCGGCGACGAGATCATGGATGTCGAGACCGACAAGATCGCCAATGTGGTCGAGGCCGCCGACGGGGGCCTCTTGCGCCGCCGCGTCGGCATCGAGGGCGAGACCTATCCGGTGCGCGCGCTGCTGGCGGTGATGGCGCCGGAATCGGTGCCGGGCGCGGAAATCGACGCCTATGTCGCCGCCTATCAGGCCCCGTCGGCCGGCGACGAGGACGAGGATGCCGGCCCCTCCTATCAATATGCCGACCTGCCCATGGGCCGCATCCGCTATGCCGAGCGTCCGGGCGAGGGTGTGCCGCTGGTGCTGATCCACGGCTTCGGCGGCGATCTGGACAACTGGCTGTTCAACATCGACGCGCTGGCGGAAGCCGCGCCGGTCTATGCGCTGGACCTGCCCGGTCATGGCCAGTCGGTGAAATCCGCGCGCCCGGCCGGGCTGGGGCTGATGGTGGAAACCGTCCTGGCCTTCCTCGACCATATCGGCGCGGACAGGGCGCATCTGGCCGGCCATTCCATGGGCGGGCTGGTCGCCGGCACGCTGGCGGCGCAGCACCCGGCGCGCGCCGCCTCGGTCACGCTGATCTGTCCGGCGGGCCTCGGGTCCGAGATCAATGCGGATTACATCGACGGCTTCGTGCAGGCCGCCGGGCGCAAGGACCTGAAGCCGGTGCTGGCGCATCTGTTCAGGGACCAGTCGCTGGTCAGCCGCGCGATGGTCGAGGATCTGCTAAAATACAAGCGCCTCGACGGGGTGCAGGATTTCCTGACCGAACTGGCCGGAAACCTGTTCCGCGAGGGCCGGCAGGCCGAGCGACTGGCCGAGGCGCTGGCCGCCTCGGGCGTGCCCGCGCAGGTGATCTGGGGCGAGGCCGATGCGATCATCCCCGCCGCCCATGCCGAAAGCCTGCCGGGGGCATCGCGCCATGTCATCCCCGATGCGGGCCACATGGTGCAGATGGAGCAATCGGCCGAGGTCAACCGCCTGATCCGCGACTTCATCGCCTGA
- a CDS encoding SDR family NAD(P)-dependent oxidoreductase, producing MSNSVEGRVVIVTGAGRGIGRSIAEGLAQAGARVVIADIAADTAETTAAEIREAGGQAIGLAVDVTDRTSTRALIARTVAEHGRLDAMFNNAGIAQVKPFNDITEDDWHRVMDVNAMGVLIGIQEAAKQFIAQGGGGKIVNTASIAGKQGYEPLAHYSASKFAVVALTQAAARAFGRHGICVNAICPGVVATDMWKLIDKGFKDEGLTQRDNEAFEGFSADILLGRPSYPEDLAGVSIFLASAGSDYMTGQSLVVDGGMVLA from the coding sequence ATGAGCAATTCCGTCGAAGGCCGCGTGGTCATCGTCACCGGCGCGGGCCGCGGCATCGGCCGCTCCATCGCCGAGGGGCTGGCGCAGGCCGGCGCGCGGGTGGTGATCGCCGACATCGCCGCCGATACCGCCGAAACCACCGCCGCCGAGATCCGCGAAGCCGGCGGGCAGGCCATCGGCCTTGCCGTCGATGTGACCGACCGCACCAGCACGCGCGCGCTGATCGCCCGAACCGTCGCCGAACATGGCCGGCTGGATGCCATGTTCAACAATGCCGGTATCGCCCAGGTCAAGCCGTTCAACGACATCACCGAGGACGACTGGCACCGCGTCATGGACGTGAACGCCATGGGCGTGCTGATCGGCATCCAGGAGGCGGCGAAGCAGTTCATCGCCCAGGGCGGCGGCGGCAAGATCGTCAACACCGCCAGCATCGCCGGCAAGCAGGGCTACGAGCCCTTGGCGCATTACTCGGCCAGCAAGTTCGCCGTGGTGGCGCTGACCCAGGCCGCGGCCCGCGCCTTCGGCAGGCACGGCATCTGCGTCAACGCCATCTGCCCCGGCGTGGTGGCGACCGACATGTGGAAGCTGATCGACAAGGGCTTCAAGGACGAGGGGCTGACCCAACGCGACAACGAGGCTTTCGAGGGCTTTTCCGCCGACATCCTGCTGGGCCGCCCGTCGTACCCCGAGGATCTGGCCGGCGTCTCGATCTTCCTCGCCTCGGCCGGGTCGGATTACATGACCGGGCAAAGCCTGGTCGTCGATGGAGGGATGGTGCTGGCATGA
- a CDS encoding carboxymuconolactone decarboxylase family protein: MNAKQKLAEMNARAAALYKADGKTMSAFRGLMLAANREGKVSPAMKEMIAIAVAIGRGCEDCIVFHASEAKAHGASREELLEVLAVAIEMSGGPGTVYAAKALAAFDELQGGTP; this comes from the coding sequence ATGAACGCGAAACAGAAACTGGCCGAGATGAACGCGCGCGCCGCCGCGCTTTACAAGGCCGACGGCAAGACCATGTCCGCCTTTCGCGGGCTGATGCTCGCCGCCAACCGCGAGGGCAAGGTCAGCCCCGCCATGAAGGAAATGATCGCCATCGCCGTCGCCATCGGGCGCGGCTGCGAGGATTGCATCGTCTTTCACGCCAGCGAGGCCAAGGCCCACGGCGCCAGCCGCGAGGAACTGCTGGAGGTGCTGGCCGTCGCCATCGAGATGTCGGGCGGGCCGGGCACGGTCTATGCCGCCAAGGCGCTGGCCGCCTTTGACGAATTGCAAGGGGGAACACCATGA
- a CDS encoding 2,3-butanediol dehydrogenase has product MKALRFHAARDLRVEDIPEPPRPGPGQVLIRNRHVGICGTDLHEYASGPIFIPTAPHPYSGAHGPQVLGHEFGGEVEAVGEDVTKVAPGDRVAVQPLIMPRGGEHFADRGWHNLSGSLALVGLSWVSGGMAEMALLNDYNVEKIPDGMSDEEAALVEPTAVCVYACDRGRITAGDSVLVTGAGPIGILALLTARAFGATRLFVSDVNDTRLRLAAEVVPGVVAINPAREDVGERVRAGTQGGIGCDVALECVGNERALQSCLDAVRKQGVIVQTGLHPGKGSVDFFQLTFKDAEIRGSWCYPTHGWPRTIELIASGAIPARRVVTKRIALDEAVAEGFEALLDPAGSQLKILIDLSR; this is encoded by the coding sequence ATGAAAGCCTTGCGTTTCCATGCCGCGCGGGACCTTAGGGTCGAGGATATTCCCGAACCGCCCCGGCCTGGTCCCGGGCAGGTGCTGATCCGCAACCGCCATGTCGGCATCTGCGGCACCGACCTGCACGAATACGCCTCGGGGCCGATCTTCATTCCGACCGCACCGCATCCCTATTCCGGCGCCCATGGCCCGCAGGTGCTGGGCCACGAATTCGGCGGCGAGGTCGAGGCAGTGGGCGAGGACGTGACCAAGGTGGCGCCCGGCGACCGGGTGGCAGTGCAGCCGCTGATCATGCCGCGCGGCGGCGAGCATTTCGCCGACCGCGGCTGGCACAACCTCTCGGGCAGCCTGGCGCTGGTCGGGCTGTCCTGGGTCTCGGGCGGCATGGCCGAGATGGCGCTGCTCAACGATTACAATGTCGAGAAGATCCCCGACGGCATGAGCGACGAGGAGGCGGCGCTGGTCGAGCCGACCGCCGTCTGCGTCTATGCCTGCGACCGGGGCCGGATCACCGCCGGGGATTCGGTGCTGGTGACCGGCGCCGGGCCCATCGGCATCCTGGCGCTGCTGACCGCGCGGGCCTTTGGCGCGACGCGGCTGTTCGTGTCGGACGTGAACGACACGCGGCTGCGGCTCGCCGCCGAGGTGGTGCCGGGTGTCGTCGCCATCAACCCCGCGCGCGAGGATGTGGGCGAGCGGGTGCGCGCCGGCACCCAAGGCGGCATCGGCTGCGACGTGGCGCTGGAATGCGTCGGCAATGAACGGGCGCTGCAATCCTGCCTCGACGCGGTGCGCAAGCAGGGGGTGATCGTGCAGACCGGGCTGCATCCCGGCAAGGGCAGCGTGGATTTCTTCCAGCTGACCTTCAAGGATGCCGAGATCCGCGGCTCGTGGTGCTATCCGACCCATGGCTGGCCGCGCACCATCGAGCTGATCGCCTCGGGCGCCATCCCGGCCAGGCGGGTGGTGACGAAGCGCATCGCGCTGGACGAGGCGGTGGCCGAGGGGTTCGAGGCGCTGCTGGACCCG